The nucleotide sequence CCGACAGGCGCTCAACGCCAAACACGAGGAGCGCGAGGAACTGTTCGAGGACGAGGACGACGAGGCAACCGAGGACGAGGACGACGCCGGCTACGACACCTCCCCGATGGAGGGTGAGGCCGACGACGGCGAGATCGGTGTCGCCGAGTTCCAGCAGCTCCTGAAGGAGAAGATGGAGCTGCTGGACATGGACGAGAAGTTCGCACAGCGCTACCTCAACGCCGGGTTCTCCGGCGGCGAGAAGAAACAGAACGAGGTGCTCCAGGCGGCGATCCTCGAGCCGTCGGTCGCGGTGCTCGACGAGATCGACTCGGGCCTGGACATCGACCGCCTGCAGGACGTCTCCAAGGGGATCAACGCCCTCCGTGACGAGCAAGGCACCGGGGTCCTCCAGATCACGCACTACCAGCGGATCCTCGATTACGTCGAGCCCGACCACGTCCACGTGATGATCGACGGCGAGATCGCCGAGAGCGGCGGTGCGGATCTGGCCCGGAAGCTCGAGGACGAAGGCTACGACTGGGTCCGCGAGCAGGTCTACGGGACAGCGTAATACGGCTACACCCACAACACAACACCATGAGCTCAGATCAAGACCATCTCAAAGAGACGGACACCGAGGCTCGCTTCGAGTTCAAGAAGGAGGAGCGCTCCTCCTTCCAGGCCGACAAGGGCCTGACCGAGGAGACGATCCGCGTCATCTCGGAGGACAAGGGCGAACCAGAATGGATGCTGAAACGCCGGCTCCGGGCCCTGGAACAGTTCCAGGAGATGCCCATGCCGACCGACTGGCCGGGCCAGCCCGACCTCTCCGAGGTCGACGTGGACGAAATCGTCCCGTACATCCGCCCGGACGTCGAGACGCGCGAGAGCGTCGACGACTGGACGGACCTGCCGGACGACATCAAGGACACCTTCGACAAACTCGGCATCCCCGAGGCCGAGAAGAACGCCCTCTCGGGCGTCGGCGCCCAGTACGAGTCCGAAGTCGTCTACCAGAACATGCAGGAGCAGTGGGAGGACAAAGGCGTCATCTTCTGTAACATGGACGAGGCCCTTCGGGAGCACGAGGAACTCGTCCGCGAGCACTTCATGACGAAGTGCG is from Haloplanus salinarum and encodes:
- a CDS encoding ABC transporter ATP-binding protein, whose protein sequence is MATLQINNLHAKVAEEDGESILRGVDLTVESGEIHALMGPNGSGKSTTAKVIAGHPAYEVTEGEITLVLDDEDLADVDEEVPPEKREWDLLDLEPNERAALGIFLGFQYPAEIEGVTMTNFLRQALNAKHEEREELFEDEDDEATEDEDDAGYDTSPMEGEADDGEIGVAEFQQLLKEKMELLDMDEKFAQRYLNAGFSGGEKKQNEVLQAAILEPSVAVLDEIDSGLDIDRLQDVSKGINALRDEQGTGVLQITHYQRILDYVEPDHVHVMIDGEIAESGGADLARKLEDEGYDWVREQVYGTA